The window AAAGGATTACGCTGCTCAAAAGAAAGAAGGAAAAGATCCAGTATTTTATTCAGATAGTATAGAAGGTCTAAATAATCTAGAATGTTGGGAGTCTTCAACAGAAGCTAAAAAAGCTTAATATATTTAAAATGTTATAAAGGGAGTATGATAATAGAAATTAATTTCTATTATCATACTCCCTTTTTTATTTTATCCTGAATCTAAAAGTTCTAAGTCTGCATCCTCTTAAGGCTGGAATAATAACTCTACATTTTCTGGATTAAGGTTCACTTTATAGGGCTCATGGCTTTTAAATTATGAATGTTATTTATGAAAAAAATAATCTTAAAATGCAGTATCATGACCTATATAGCAAGCTATATTATTCTCTAAGAATAAATCCTGTATTTCTTCTAATTTTTTAACTGGTGTACTTTCTTCATATTTGTATTTATATTCATTCCCCAATTGTTTCCATTTTGATTCTCCCAATCTGTGAAATGGAAGTATGTTTATTTCAACTAAATCATTTTTTTTCATAAAAGAGATAGTATCAACTATATTTTGATATGTATCATTAAAATCTCTTATTACAGGCATTCTTAGAACTATCCTTTTACCCGAACTCGCAATTGATTCTATATTTTCCAATATTAAATCATTGTAAACTCCAGTCTTTTGTTTATGTTTTTCTCTATCCATATGTTTTAAATCAATAAATGCAAAGTCTATATACTTCATCGCTTCTAAAAAAGTTTTATTATCTATATATGCTGTAGTTTCTATTGCTGTATGAAAATAATTTTTCTTACATTCTATTAAAGTATTTATTAAAAATTCACTTTGATAAAACGGTTCTCCTCCACTAAATGTAACTCCGCCATTACTACTCCAAGAATGATTATCTCTAGTGAGTATTTTTATTAATTCTTGTATTTCATATTCTCTACCACATACTTTTAATGCATTATAATAACACGCTTTGCTACATTCAAATGTTTTGCAATTTTTACATATTTCCCAGTTTAATTGTGGCTTATTATTTTCATCAAAACTCAAACCTCCATATAAACACTTATTCCTACATATATTGCATCCTTTTTCATATTTACAAGTACCTTCACTAAACATAATATGCTGTTCTTTCTTCCAGCTTTCTGGATTAGCACACCATTCACATTTCAAAGGGCATCCACTCATAAAAACAGTTGTCCTACAACCAGGTCCATCATGTACTGAAAAACTCTGTATATCAAATAGCATTCCTTTCATGTCATTATTCATCTCAAAGTCCCCCATTACCTTCTTTTATTATTTAAATTTATGTCCCTTACATGTTGTTGCATTTAAATCTCCAAAAGTCCAATCATCTTTTTCAAGTCCTGTACATATTCCTAAATTATCTTCCTTTGTTTCTTGAAAATGTTCACAATTTTTACACTTAGGAACAAGTTCCAATCTATTACATACATCACTATCTATATTGACTATTTCATTCGTTATCCTACAAATCCCCTTCGCTGCATCAATAGGTGAACAATTTAAACAATCATTGTGTTTTAATTTTTCCATAATTCTACACCCCCTCATATTCTGTTCTTGCTATAACTTCATCTTGTATAGGTTTTCCTATTTCGCACCAATATTGAGTGAATCCAGCAACCCTTACCATAAGATCTCTATATTTCTCTGGATTTTCCTGAGCATTCTTTAATACTTTAGAATCTACGATGTTATATTGTATATGAAATCCGCCTTTTCTCATATACGCTCTTGTTAAATCTAATAAGTTTTTAGTTCCCTGCATTCCTTTTAGCGCACTTGGATGTATCTTTAAGTTCATTTGAGAATTTTGAGATGTTGAATGATCCCAAACTGTTGCTGATTCAAATAAAGCATATGGTCCGTTTTTGTCCGTTCCAGGATATGCTGACATAGAACCATCTGCATAAGTTGTTCCTGCAAGCCTTCCATCTGGTGTTGCAAGAGTTGCTCCACCTTGTGCTCCATGAGTAGAAACTGATATTTGACATGCATACATAGGTTTTCCATATAAAGATTCTACTCCATGGCACATTTCACAGAACCACTCTTCATATTCTCTTAAAATATCATCTACATATAAATCTGCATTACCATATTTAGGAGCAGTTAAGCACATTCCATATATATCATCATATTTACCACTCATATCTTCTCTTTCTTGATCAGCAAGAGAATAACTTCCTATTTCATCCGCTTTTTTAAATCCAAAATTATTAATTATAGCATCCTTCATTTCTTCAACAGTATATTTTTTATCATCGTATACAATCTTTTTAAAACCTGCTAATGAATTAACCATAGTAACCGTTCCACAACTCTCTACATTAAATGTTGCATTATATCTATATCCTAAGTTTCCAATATGCTGTCCTGTTGAAAGACAATCTGGTTTTAAGAAAGAGTTGACTACTGACATATTTTGTTTACGCCATATATCATGCTGTATATTATTAGTTTTTGCAAGTACATCTACTGATTTTTCATAGTACTCCTTGAATGTATCAAATAATTCTTCATAAGTTTCAAGTTTTTTATTATGAGGCTTTAATACTTGAATACCCGTTCTATGGTCTTTTCCGTTCATTAATACTAATTCCAATACTTTAGGATTTGCAACAAAGTGAACACCTACACTTGTTGGATGACCTGCTCCGCCTGGTATTTCATATTTTTTACCGTTTAAAACAACTTCCTTCCAAGTACACGGAGAAGTTTCAAGACATCCACCTATTGCAACAGATCTCGCTTCTTCTATTGTCATTCCTTCTTCTGAGTATTGATTCATTAAAAATTCAATAGCACCTCTATTATTCATCCAAGCTGGATATCCTGCACCTGTTTTATCACATTCTACACATTTTAATAAGAATTTTTCAGGTAATTTCTCATCATATAAAACTGATAACGTAGGTTGCGGTGTTTCACAAGTCATTCCAGCTTCTACTATAAGCATTTCTAATTCATTTGTAGCACTTTGTCCCTTTCTTGTAAGTCCTCCAATAGTTAAGTTATTAAATGTATTTCCAGATAAAACTCCACCAACAACACCAGTAGATGCAAAACAATCTATAGCTGTTATTTTTATTCTGTAAAGTTCCATAAGCTCCAGCACTTCTTCTTTTGTAATTCTTCCAGCTTTTATATCTTGTTCATACCAAGGATATAATATTTGTCCAAGTCTTCCTATTGAAAGACCTGATATAGCATCTTCATTAAGTACTGCAATATGAAGAGTATATGTTACTTGAAGTGCTTCTCTAAAACTACGAGGCTGATTATGAGCAATCCATTCTAGGCACTCAGCTATTTCTGTATATTCTTTCTTTTGAACTTCATCATTTGAAATCTTTTCAAGTTGTCTTGCATGTTTTGCATAGTTTAATATCCAATTTTGAATACCTTCTATTATATGAATTACAGCTTCATAAAAATAAAGTCTATCCATTCCTATTATTCCATCACCATCAGCTTTTCCTGCAACTTCATCTTTACATTCCTTTGCCATTTCTATTAATCCATCAAAGCCATATTGTAGTGGATAATAATAGTTTATTACTTCTCTTCCTTGCGGAAGAGTAAATCCTGAATCAAACATACACACAAGACTTTTCATTATATTTTCTTTGACTTCATAATCAGGAACCATTTTTTCATATTTTCGTCCCAAATCTTCTACCGATTTTCCTACCCACTCATTTGCTATCTTTAATAATACTGGTATTTCTTCTTTTCTCATTCCAAACTTACCTGCAATAGATACTACATTCCCAAAGCTTTTAGTAACATTTCCTCCACCTTGTCCAAATTCACTTAATTCATCAGCACTTTCGCTTGGTGATTCTTTAAGTTCATTTTGATTAGCTACGAAGAATCCTTCTGACAGCCATGGCATAGGGAATGAACCTCTATAATTATAAGTCTTTTGCATAACTAACTTTTCGCCAGGTATAATATTTGGTGTCAAATGCGAAAATGCTTCTTTTAAAGCTCTAGCTCTTCTAACTACAGTCACTTCACCATCTAGTTCTTTCCATTTACGGTTATACCAATATGGAAATTCTATATCCGTTGTCGAAAGAGTATTATAGTATATATCTCTTAATTTTTTAGCTCTATCAGTAGGCTCTTTTTTTATTTCTCTATCTACCATATCATCTGGAGCATTTCCTCCCGATTGATAGTTTATTGATAATCCCTTTGAAGCTAAAATATCCTCTAACTTCATTTTTCTACTCTGATCCATATAAACTAGCTCCCCCTTTTTATAATAAGTAACTTTGAAACCTACATAAGTATTTCAATTTCTGTATTGCAAAACCCTTTTCAATTATTGTAAAATTTAGGTATACTCTGTCGATACATATAACAAGAGCTGTCTTAAGATGATTTAAAAATCATCTTAAGACAGCTCTTATTTATCACTCTATATATTCAATAATTTATAAGATAGTTCTATTTTAGATTCATCTTCTGATGAATTTACAACCTCTACACAACCATTTGTATCATTATTAGATAGCATATCCATGCTAGATAGAATTGTTTTTAGATTGTGTGCGGTTCCATATCCACCATCTATAAGTTTCACATTCTCACCTAACGCCTTTTTTATGGCATTCCTTAAAAATATGTAGTGTGTACATCCAAGTACAATTGAAGATATTTCATTTATATTAATATCTTTAAATAACTCTTTTATAGATTCTTCTGCTTCTACTCCTTGTGTAATACCACTTTCTACTACCGTTACAAGTCTAGGAGCTGGAATTTTAAGAATTTCAGCCTCACCTCTATACTGGTTCATAAGTGAATTGAATTTTTTTTCTTTCAAAGTCACTTCTGTAGCTAAAACTACAATTTTTCCACTTTCATACATTTGAACAGCAGGTTTTAAAGCAGGTTCAATCCCTATAATAGGTATTTTATACCTACTTCTGAATTTATCTACAACAGCACTAGTTGCTGTATTACAAGCTATTACTATAGATTTAACACCTCTATTTACAAAGTAGTCACCTATCTCAAGACATATTTTTTCTAATTCTTCTTTAGTTTTTTTGCCATAAGGTATATTCTTAGAATCACCGTAGTATATATAATCTTCATTGGGCATAAGTTTCTTTATTTCTCTTAAGACACTAATACCACCCATACCCGAATCAAACACACCTATAGGTAGATTTTTCATTATATCACCCCCTAAAATTCACCAACATATTATATCACAATTCAGTTTATACGAGAACTAATAATTGTAATAGTTTATATTTTATAAGTCGGAATATAAGGTTTACTTTGTTTATTAAATTTTTAGATATTCATTTATTTTATCAGTAACACCTAAGTCTCCCACTATTATCAAGCTATCATCTACCTTAAATTGAAGATTAGGACCAGGAGATAAAATCATATCCCCATTTCTTAAAACACCTAGTATAGTAGCACCAGTATTTTCCCATATTTTGCATTCTCCTATAGTCTTTCCTATAATATGATATTCTTCTTTCAATTGAATTTGCATAGGATCTATTATGTCTGATCTTTTAAATTTATATAAGTCTATAATTTTTTCCATAGTTTCCTGTATTTTTTTTTCTATTTCTTTTTTTTCATCCATAAAATTTTTAAGTTTCTGTCTTAAATCGCTTATTGTCTCTTCACTATTTCTAAAACTTTGAATAACTTCTCCAGCTTTATATTTTGATAATACAATTATTCCACTACCCTTACTAACCCTAACTACTTCCCTATCTTCTAAAACTTTCATAGCTTTTCTTATAGTTTCAGGAGATACATTGTATTCAGAAGCTAGTATCGACCTTCCTCTTAATTTTTCTCCTTCATGTATGCTTCCTTTATAAATACGAGTAGCTACATCAAGTGCTATTTTTATATATCTAGGAATCGAAATACGTTCACTCATAATATATTCCCCCTGCTGTATTATTTTGAATCAATCTTATATGATTTCTTATTTACTCTTCTAGATTTTATCATTTTTAAAATATCATAATATGATATTTTTAAATTAACTACATAAACAGATAATACTATTAGTATTACCCCTATCATTTGATTTTTACTTATCGTTTCATTAAATATAAAATATCCTCCTAAAACAGTTACAACAGGTGCAAAATTTAAATATAGAGTTGTAACTGTAGAACCAAGATTTTCTAAAGCATACATATACAAAACGTATGAAATAGCAGAGCAAAGTATTGCAAGATATAAAAAGTTGTATATTACAACGTCGTTTATCAAATGCCAATTGTTATTTTCAAACAATGCAAATGGAATCAATACCGCAGTCCCAAATACTATTTGATAAAATACAATAGCCAATTGTGAGTATTTTTCAAATAACTCTTTGGTTGCATAGTTATAAAACACCCATGAAAAAACAGCTCCAAACATGAATATGTATCCTAATAATTCATTTGATTCTAATCTTATATTTCCCCCAATTATGAAATATATTCCAAATATAGATAATAAAACTCCTATAACATTATTAAAACTTAGCTTATTTTTTAATATAATACTATCAACTATTAAAGAAAATATAGGTATAGTTCCTATTATCAAAGATGCCTGCGATGAACTTATATATTTGACTCCATAATTTTCAAAGCAATAATATATGGCAACCCCAACAATACCAGCCATAGACATACACTTTACATCTTCTCTTTGAAGCTTAGTCTCTGGTTCCTTTATCTTCATTACCACGAACAATATAATTGATGCAATCAAAAACCTAAGTGTTGCAAGTGTCATAGGTCCAAATACATTTAAAGTTATCTTTATGCTTAAAAAAGATAGTCCCCACATAGTAACAGTTAAAATTATTGCGATAATCGAATAAATTTTAGTTTTCATAAATCCCCCTTCTTTTACCCTCATTAATTTAAAGAGATTCAAGTTCAAGTATATTACTTTATAGTATATGTGTAAAGGTTATTG is drawn from Tepidibacter hydrothermalis and contains these coding sequences:
- the hpdA gene encoding 4-hydroxyphenylacetate decarboxylase activase, whose translation is MNNDMKGMLFDIQSFSVHDGPGCRTTVFMSGCPLKCEWCANPESWKKEQHIMFSEGTCKYEKGCNICRNKCLYGGLSFDENNKPQLNWEICKNCKTFECSKACYYNALKVCGREYEIQELIKILTRDNHSWSSNGGVTFSGGEPFYQSEFLINTLIECKKNYFHTAIETTAYIDNKTFLEAMKYIDFAFIDLKHMDREKHKQKTGVYNDLILENIESIASSGKRIVLRMPVIRDFNDTYQNIVDTISFMKKNDLVEINILPFHRLGESKWKQLGNEYKYKYEESTPVKKLEEIQDLFLENNIACYIGHDTAF
- a CDS encoding DMT family transporter, producing MKTKIYSIIAIILTVTMWGLSFLSIKITLNVFGPMTLATLRFLIASIILFVVMKIKEPETKLQREDVKCMSMAGIVGVAIYYCFENYGVKYISSSQASLIIGTIPIFSLIVDSIILKNKLSFNNVIGVLLSIFGIYFIIGGNIRLESNELLGYIFMFGAVFSWVFYNYATKELFEKYSQLAIVFYQIVFGTAVLIPFALFENNNWHLINDVVIYNFLYLAILCSAISYVLYMYALENLGSTVTTLYLNFAPVVTVLGGYFIFNETISKNQMIGVILIVLSVYVVNLKISYYDILKMIKSRRVNKKSYKIDSK
- the murI gene encoding glutamate racemase, translating into MKNLPIGVFDSGMGGISVLREIKKLMPNEDYIYYGDSKNIPYGKKTKEELEKICLEIGDYFVNRGVKSIVIACNTATSAVVDKFRSRYKIPIIGIEPALKPAVQMYESGKIVVLATEVTLKEKKFNSLMNQYRGEAEILKIPAPRLVTVVESGITQGVEAEESIKELFKDININEISSIVLGCTHYIFLRNAIKKALGENVKLIDGGYGTAHNLKTILSSMDMLSNNDTNGCVEVVNSSEDESKIELSYKLLNI
- the hpdC gene encoding 4-hydroxyphenylacetate decarboxylase small subunit, encoding MEKLKHNDCLNCSPIDAAKGICRITNEIVNIDSDVCNRLELVPKCKNCEHFQETKEDNLGICTGLEKDDWTFGDLNATTCKGHKFK
- the hpdB gene encoding 4-hydroxyphenylacetate decarboxylase large subunit: MDQSRKMKLEDILASKGLSINYQSGGNAPDDMVDREIKKEPTDRAKKLRDIYYNTLSTTDIEFPYWYNRKWKELDGEVTVVRRARALKEAFSHLTPNIIPGEKLVMQKTYNYRGSFPMPWLSEGFFVANQNELKESPSESADELSEFGQGGGNVTKSFGNVVSIAGKFGMRKEEIPVLLKIANEWVGKSVEDLGRKYEKMVPDYEVKENIMKSLVCMFDSGFTLPQGREVINYYYPLQYGFDGLIEMAKECKDEVAGKADGDGIIGMDRLYFYEAVIHIIEGIQNWILNYAKHARQLEKISNDEVQKKEYTEIAECLEWIAHNQPRSFREALQVTYTLHIAVLNEDAISGLSIGRLGQILYPWYEQDIKAGRITKEEVLELMELYRIKITAIDCFASTGVVGGVLSGNTFNNLTIGGLTRKGQSATNELEMLIVEAGMTCETPQPTLSVLYDEKLPEKFLLKCVECDKTGAGYPAWMNNRGAIEFLMNQYSEEGMTIEEARSVAIGGCLETSPCTWKEVVLNGKKYEIPGGAGHPTSVGVHFVANPKVLELVLMNGKDHRTGIQVLKPHNKKLETYEELFDTFKEYYEKSVDVLAKTNNIQHDIWRKQNMSVVNSFLKPDCLSTGQHIGNLGYRYNATFNVESCGTVTMVNSLAGFKKIVYDDKKYTVEEMKDAIINNFGFKKADEIGSYSLADQEREDMSGKYDDIYGMCLTAPKYGNADLYVDDILREYEEWFCEMCHGVESLYGKPMYACQISVSTHGAQGGATLATPDGRLAGTTYADGSMSAYPGTDKNGPYALFESATVWDHSTSQNSQMNLKIHPSALKGMQGTKNLLDLTRAYMRKGGFHIQYNIVDSKVLKNAQENPEKYRDLMVRVAGFTQYWCEIGKPIQDEVIARTEYEGV
- a CDS encoding TrkA C-terminal domain-containing protein — translated: MSERISIPRYIKIALDVATRIYKGSIHEGEKLRGRSILASEYNVSPETIRKAMKVLEDREVVRVSKGSGIIVLSKYKAGEVIQSFRNSEETISDLRQKLKNFMDEKKEIEKKIQETMEKIIDLYKFKRSDIIDPMQIQLKEEYHIIGKTIGECKIWENTGATILGVLRNGDMILSPGPNLQFKVDDSLIIVGDLGVTDKINEYLKI